Part of the Caulifigura coniformis genome, GAGAACCCGGCCGAGCAGCGCCGGACCGGTGGGGACGCGGACGGACCGTCCCAGCGCTTCGATCTCGAGACCGTTGGCCAGGCCTTCCGGCTCATGGAAGCACATCAGCTGCGCATGCGGACCTTCAAATCCGATCACTTCCGCGAGGACGGGCTCGCCGTGGTGACGGTGAATCTGGCAGAGCTCGCCGACGGACGCATCGATGCGGGCTGTCAGGACGCCGCGGGCGCTATGCAGTTTCCCGACGGTCCGGATACCGCTTGATGTGCTGATGCGCTGCTTCAGGGCCGCGACGTTCAGTTTGAGCATGCTCCAGCTCCTCGTGTAGACCGGCACGAATCTCTGCGAGGTGTGTTCGCCAATCCGAGACCACTGCTCGTGATCCCGAATTCGCTCGACAGCACCCTCGCTTGAGAGCGGGGTCCTCGAAAAACTCGATCACGCCCCCCGGCGTTTCCATTCCTTCAGCACGCTTCGCCTTCAACAGCTTCAGGTCCAGCGGGTTCATCGCAATCTGCACCGGCCCGTCGGAGGTCATTCGTCCGAGAAGACTCGCGACTACCTGGTCGACGCCGAACACTCCGTGATCGAGCGCCTGCCCGACAATCTGTGATGCGGCCGCCACCGCGAGTTCGATTGCCGCTTCCTGCAGTTCGGCAAGATTCTGCCGACGTCGTTCTTCGAGGTCTTGAACGGCTTCCTGAACGGAGGCCATCGCGTCAACCAGCAGCCGGTTTGTGTCGACGGGCGGAGGGGCCGGCGGCGGCGGTGGAGGAGGAGGAGCCTGAACCGGGACGGGATTTCCCTGTGGATCCCGAACCTGGATACGCCGCAGCAGTTGGCCCGGGCGGATGATGACCGACATCACTCCGCCTCCTGTTCGGTCTTGGCGATCAGCTTCACGATCGCGGCTCGGGACATGGCGATTTTCGATCCGGCAATGCGTCCCGCGAACTGCAGTTCTTCCTTGAGCATGTCGGACGCCCGTCGCGAAAGATTCCTGAAGACCTTGTCGGAAATCGCGTCTTCAGCGCCAGAGAGGGCGGCTGCGAGCGTACCGACGTCGACCTGGCCGAGAATCTGCTGTACGGCGCGGTCTTCAATGCCGAGGATGTCCTCGAACACGTACATGTAGTCGGTGAGTTGCGAGGCAGCGTCGGGATCCTGCTCTTCAATCGCCTTGAGCAGGACTCGCCGTTGTGATTTCTCAGCCGCGCGAAGGACCTCCGCGAGCCGTTTCAGGTGGTTGTCGTCACGCGGAGGTTCTGGCGGCAGGTTGACGATCTTCTGCACCAGCGCCTCGACGGCCCGCATCTGGACGTCGCTACGGACACGGATCCCTTTGCCGAATTCGCGAACGACCTCGCTCTTGAGTTCGTCCGGAAGTCCGCTGAGGAGAATGGCGACGCGGTCCGGCGGGAGACAGTCCACCGCGACCGCGATGACGCGCGGATGCTCGCCTTTGACTCCGATGGCGAACCGGTCGGGGCTGATTTCCGCCAGCGCCTCTTTCGGATCGCTCGGCAGCTCGGCAGCCTCCCCCGCCATTGAAGACGAATGGCCGGGCATGCGATCAGGGGCCGCCTTGTCGCCCGCTTCCAGTGGCTGCGACATGACGAACTGCAGGAATCGCTCGAATTCCAGAAGGAGCCGCTCGCGCTTGCGCGGAGACATGGCCTTCACCTCGGCCACGTTCAATCCACCGAGCGACGACGCGAAATCGGCCGCAAGGTGGGGGCGCACGAGTTGGGCGACATCCGCACCCAGCAGGGCGAGAATCTCCGCAAGTTCGCTATCAGCCACCGCGCTCATGTCGTTCGATTTCGCAAGTTCAACAGGTCAGGAAGGTGTCATCGCGGGCCGGAGTTCAGCCTGCTTTTCGCATCGGAATCGTGGCCGGCGTTTCCGAGTTGCGCGTCGCCAGCCAGGCATTCAGCGCCTGCGCCACGGCTTCTGGATTCTCACGGGCCCGCATCGAGAGTGCTGCCAGACGCTGGTCGGCGCCCGATTCGCCAGTCGTGGTCTCGGAAACGGTGACCGTCGGGCGAAGCCGCCTGAGCGTCATCAGTCCAAGGAGAAATGCAACGATCGCGGCCAGCCCCAGCGAGGCCGACCGGGCCAGTTGCTCATAGCGGTCCCAGGGAACGCCGGCGACTTCCGGAATCGCGGGAACTGCACCGGCCAGCGTTGCCGTGACGACCGAAATCTGGTCGTTTCGGGAATCGTCGAATCCGACAGCCTGGCGGATCAACTGCTCCACCTGCTTGGCGTCAACGGCGGGACCGGCGGCTGTCTGCCCTTCGACGTTCGGTTCCGCCAGTTGAACGACGGCAGCGACGGTGAGCCGAACGAGTCTGCCCGGGACTTCCCGGTTCTTTTCGAGAGTCTCCGCATTCGCGTAGGTGGTTTCGCTGCGTTCCGACTTTCCGCCGCCGGATCCGCCGCTGGAAGCGGCCGCGGGCGTCACGTTGGAGCCGGTTCCAGGCGGGCCGGATTGTGGCGTCGAGCGCGGGGCAGATGATCCCAGCGACTCCGATTCGATTTTCTCGCTGACTTTGACTTTGCCGTCCGGATCGTAGGTCTTCCGTTCGGTCTGGCGCTCGTTGAAATCGAGATCGGCAGTGACGCGGACGATGGCCCTTCCGGTTCCGAGCATCTGGGCCAGCAGCGTTTCGGCCTTGATCGCGAGATCGGCTTCCAGTCTACGGCGGTATTCGAGCTGCGCCGCGACGTCTCCGTCGACCGGCTCGCGCGTGGAGAGCAGGTGGCCCTGCGTATCCATCACGGTCACCTGATCGGGGTTCAGGCCTTCCACGGCATGGGCGACGAGAGACACGATGGCCGCTGCATCCTGGCGGCCGATGGAGTTCGTTCCTTTGAGTTCGACGACGACGCTGGCTGAGGGGGCCTGGCGGTCTCGAAGGAACGGGCTGGGCTCAGGTTTGCTGAGATGGACAGTTGCGGTCCGGACGAACTCGAACTGGGTGATCGAGCGGGCCAGACGCTGCTCCTGCTGGCGGAGGAGGCGCACATGGTTCAGCGACGGATCGCCCCAGACGCTCCCCTCGACGTTCTCTGACCCGCTGGTGTTGATGTCGAGCAGCTTTCCAGAGGCGAGCCGTGCGCGACTCAGGTCCTGCTTGGGGACCAGGACGGACGAGCCGGAGAAGTTCAGCTTGCTCTGGATTCCGGCGGCGTCGAGGGCGCTGACGATCTCGGCGGCGGTCGCCGGGCTGAGATCCGCGGCGACCGGGACATACTGCGACTGCATCGACCAGGCGCCGACACCGACGACGGCGACCGCGCACAGCACCGCCGCTCCGGCAATGCTGAGCTTCTGGGGGATGGTCCACCCGCGCCACATCGATTGAATCTGTACGAGCCAGGCCTTCACTGCTGCATCCTTGCGTTCGCGTCACGCCTCACCGGAGGCGACGTCCCGTGAGCTCTACTCAAATCCGAAATCAGATCTGCATCCGCATCACGTCCTGGTAGGACGAGATCAACTTGTCACGCACTTCCATCACCAACCGGAACATCAGGTCGGCCTGAGCGACGTTCAGCACGATTTCGTGGACGTTCTCTGCTTCACCCGTCGCCATCCGCGTCACGTCCTGGTCCATCTTCCCCTGGCTCTGGGTCACTTCGCCCAGCATCTGATTCATCATTTTCGAGAACGGCTGGTCCGTCTTTCCGAGGGATTCGATGCCGGCGAACTCGACCGAACCCGGTCGGCCGATGGGACCGATCCCGCTAGCGATTCCAGCGCTGATTCCCGAAAGCGCCATCAGCTCCCTTTCAACAGCGAGAGGGACTGTTCAGTCATGCTGCGGAAGATCTGCAGCGACTTGAGATTGGCCTCGTAAGCCCTGGCTGCCGTCATCATGTCCACCATTTCGTGGGGGAGCTTGACGTTCGGATAGGTGACGTAGCCCTCGGCATCGGCGTCGGGATGCCCGGGCGAATGGAGCCGGGGCATTTCCGAGAGATCGTCCTCCACTCCCTCGATCACGACGCCCGTGAGGCCCTGATGGGAGGTGTTTCCGCCCATGGCCTGTTTCATGGCCGCCGAGAAGACGACCTGCTGGCGGCGGTAGGGCGTGCCGTCGGCCGTGCGCGTGGAATTGGCGTTGGCGATGTTGTTCGCCGCGACCTCCATGCGCATCCGTTCCGCGGCCAGTCCTGAACTGGCGATCTGCGTGACTCCGAAGAGTCCTCCGTGGCCCATGACCCGTCCTTCTCGCTGTTCAGCGGCTATCCATCGCCCGGCGCATCATGCCGAGGCGAGCTTCCAACAGTTTTGTGTACGTCTGAAACATCAAGGCCGTGCGCTGGAGCTCGCCGAGTTCCCGGTCGAGATCCACGGAATTTCCGTCCGCCCGTGTCGTGCCGTCATTGGACGTCACGACCTGAGCCTTGATTCCCGCCGCACGGGACACGTCTCCCGATCCGGACAGGGCAGCCTGAAACTGGTCTTCGAATGTGGCTTCCAGCCGCTGGTAACCGGGCGTGTTGAGGTTCGCGAGGTTGTGGCTGACGACCTGCTGCCGCACGGCCGTCGCGTCCATTAACTGGGAGAGCAGGCCGGCCTGTGCGTCGAGTGGGGACATATCGGACTTATCGACACAATCGGCAATGTTTCTGCCGTTTACCCCGTTCAAACCGGCCAGAGTCGCCGACAGAGATGTGGCGAATTTGCAACTGGCGGCGAATTCTGCCGCTTCCCTCGAAAACTTGATCAATGTTTCAACAACGCCACATGGCCATATTGCAGGCGCCCCGGGACCAGGGGGCCTGTGATGGAGTCGTGGTGCGACCAGAATCATGATGAACCGGTCAGATTGAGGGCCATCCCATGCCTGTTCAGGCGATTGCGACTTCTCCTGGAGTTGCGCCGAGTCGCGAACTGCAGCTCGGACGAATTCGAGTCCATCTCATCAGCGAAGTCGGCACGATCAGCGGGGCCATCGAAGAGATGTCCCCTTCCGACGTCCGCATCTATGCCGAAGAGGCCCTGCCCGTTGGATCCCTCGTCACCGTGCGGCTGGCGCCGGAAGGCTGGGAATGCCAGTTCGACGCCAACGGCGTCGTCCATCGTGCGGAGCAGCTGGCTGACGGCACCGACCTGGGCGTGTTCCTGTCGGAACCGCTTTCGGAAGAGCTGATCAGCGCCTGCTGGCTTGAGATGCGACGTGAGCTGCGGTATGGCGTGGTCTGGGCCGCATGGGCGCGTCCCGAATCCCAGAAAAAGATCGTCGCCGCCACGATCCTCAACTACTCGTACTCGGGCGTCCAGCTGCGGCTCCCCTACCAGCCGCAGCCTGGCGAACAGATCACGCTGCTGACCGACGCGCCGATTGCCACCGCGACGGTTCGGTGGGCGGCCCCCTACGGGCCCAACCAGTATTTCTGCGGTTGCCAGATGGCGAAGAGCGATGGTCTCAAGTTGGCGCTCCGCGTCCAGCTGGCCACCAACAGCTGAATTGAATTGCTTGAAGAATGCCGGGCCCAGAAGCCGCAGGAGGCGACGGCTGAAAGTTGCTGTTCCAGTTTATCCCCTCGCTTGAATGATGGATCGCTGAGATGATCGTCGATTTTACGAAGCTGAACCGCCTCCCCTCTCTGCCTGTGGTGGCGATTCGCCTCCTCGAAAAGTTTACTGATCCCAACGTGGCGCTGCCCGAGATCGTCCGGATCGTTCAGACCGATCCGGCGATCACCGCCAAGCTGCTGCGTGCCGTGAATTCCGCGCAATACGGGGCGGGGCGTCCGGTTTCCGACCTGAACCGCGCGGTCAACCTGCTCGGCAAGAAGGCCGTCACCTCGCTGGTGCTCTGTTTCTCACTGTCGGAAGAGTCCATGTGTCGGGGAGCCTTCGCGTCCCTGTACAAGTCGGTCTGGTTGCAGTCGATCGTGCAGGCCTCGGCCGCTGAGCAGATCGCCCGCCGGCATTTCCGCGGAATGGAAGGCGAAGCGTTCACGATCGCCCTGCTGGCCGATATCGGGCGGCTGGCGATGCTCAAAACCGCTCCGCAGGAGTATGCGGCCGTCGTTGATCGCTCTGCCCGTGAAGGGCTTTCCCTCGAACAGTGTGAAGAAGAGGCGTTTGGAATCGATCACCGCCGGTTGTCGCTGGCGCTCCTCAACCACTGGAACCTCCCCAAACGTTTCAGCAACGCAATCTGCCGGCGGACGTCGGCTCCCGATCAGTTGGCGAGCCTGCCGGCCGATGAAGAACGCGCCATGACGTTCACCACCGCCCTCGCGACGACGATCGCCGACTACTTCTGCATCTCGCCGCGCGGGCTGTCGTTCGCACTGATGGCCGACCTCGGCGCTGAACTGTTCGGCATGACCCCAGACAACATTGATGCCCTGTTGAAGGAGACCGACCGGGCGGTGAAGTCGACTTCCGAACTGTTTGAAACCGATCCGTCGCAACTTGGATCGCCGACCGATCTCATGGCCGAGGCGATGGAACAACTCTGCGCCATCGCGAGTTCCGTCCATGACGGGCAGACGGAGGCCTCGGTGCGCTCCCGGCTCCTCGATGAGAATGGCCAGCTGAAGCAGCGGATCCAGGATCTCGTCCAGCGCAGCTGCCTCGATGCTCTGACCGGCGTGTTCAATCGCGGATCGTTCGACGAGCAGTTCACGCTCGCCACGGCTGACGCGATGATCAAGCACGATGAACTGGGGTTGTTGTTCCTCGATGCCGACCACTTCAAGAAAATCAACGACGAATATGGACATCCTGCGGGCGATGCCGTGCTCAAGCGGCTTGCAACCGTCCTG contains:
- the flgB gene encoding flagellar basal body rod protein FlgB, coding for MSPLDAQAGLLSQLMDATAVRQQVVSHNLANLNTPGYQRLEATFEDQFQAALSGSGDVSRAAGIKAQVVTSNDGTTRADGNSVDLDRELGELQRTALMFQTYTKLLEARLGMMRRAMDSR
- the fliE gene encoding flagellar hook-basal body complex protein FliE, with product MALSGISAGIASGIGPIGRPGSVEFAGIESLGKTDQPFSKMMNQMLGEVTQSQGKMDQDVTRMATGEAENVHEIVLNVAQADLMFRLVMEVRDKLISSYQDVMRMQI
- a CDS encoding GGDEF domain-containing protein; protein product: MIVDFTKLNRLPSLPVVAIRLLEKFTDPNVALPEIVRIVQTDPAITAKLLRAVNSAQYGAGRPVSDLNRAVNLLGKKAVTSLVLCFSLSEESMCRGAFASLYKSVWLQSIVQASAAEQIARRHFRGMEGEAFTIALLADIGRLAMLKTAPQEYAAVVDRSAREGLSLEQCEEEAFGIDHRRLSLALLNHWNLPKRFSNAICRRTSAPDQLASLPADEERAMTFTTALATTIADYFCISPRGLSFALMADLGAELFGMTPDNIDALLKETDRAVKSTSELFETDPSQLGSPTDLMAEAMEQLCAIASSVHDGQTEASVRSRLLDENGQLKQRIQDLVQRSCLDALTGVFNRGSFDEQFTLATADAMIKHDELGLLFLDADHFKKINDEYGHPAGDAVLKRLATVLTSAVREGDIVARYGGEEFVVLLNKPSLAGLESLAERIRAAVEAERIPVDGGGVIRVTISIGGALFVAPHSDDTPGNLLVAADSALYEAKDSGRNRVLIRHVHQCGSEMTASDR
- the flgC gene encoding flagellar basal body rod protein FlgC gives rise to the protein MGHGGLFGVTQIASSGLAAERMRMEVAANNIANANSTRTADGTPYRRQQVVFSAAMKQAMGGNTSHQGLTGVVIEGVEDDLSEMPRLHSPGHPDADAEGYVTYPNVKLPHEMVDMMTAARAYEANLKSLQIFRSMTEQSLSLLKGS
- a CDS encoding FliG C-terminal domain-containing protein; this encodes MSAVADSELAEILALLGADVAQLVRPHLAADFASSLGGLNVAEVKAMSPRKRERLLLEFERFLQFVMSQPLEAGDKAAPDRMPGHSSSMAGEAAELPSDPKEALAEISPDRFAIGVKGEHPRVIAVAVDCLPPDRVAILLSGLPDELKSEVVREFGKGIRVRSDVQMRAVEALVQKIVNLPPEPPRDDNHLKRLAEVLRAAEKSQRRVLLKAIEEQDPDAASQLTDYMYVFEDILGIEDRAVQQILGQVDVGTLAAALSGAEDAISDKVFRNLSRRASDMLKEELQFAGRIAGSKIAMSRAAIVKLIAKTEQEAE
- a CDS encoding FliH/SctL family protein, with amino-acid sequence MSVIIRPGQLLRRIQVRDPQGNPVPVQAPPPPPPPPAPPPVDTNRLLVDAMASVQEAVQDLEERRRQNLAELQEAAIELAVAAASQIVGQALDHGVFGVDQVVASLLGRMTSDGPVQIAMNPLDLKLLKAKRAEGMETPGGVIEFFEDPALKRGCCRANSGSRAVVSDWRTHLAEIRAGLHEELEHAQTERRGPEAAHQHIKRYPDRRETA
- the fliF gene encoding flagellar basal-body MS-ring/collar protein FliF yields the protein MKAWLVQIQSMWRGWTIPQKLSIAGAAVLCAVAVVGVGAWSMQSQYVPVAADLSPATAAEIVSALDAAGIQSKLNFSGSSVLVPKQDLSRARLASGKLLDINTSGSENVEGSVWGDPSLNHVRLLRQQEQRLARSITQFEFVRTATVHLSKPEPSPFLRDRQAPSASVVVELKGTNSIGRQDAAAIVSLVAHAVEGLNPDQVTVMDTQGHLLSTREPVDGDVAAQLEYRRRLEADLAIKAETLLAQMLGTGRAIVRVTADLDFNERQTERKTYDPDGKVKVSEKIESESLGSSAPRSTPQSGPPGTGSNVTPAAASSGGSGGGKSERSETTYANAETLEKNREVPGRLVRLTVAAVVQLAEPNVEGQTAAGPAVDAKQVEQLIRQAVGFDDSRNDQISVVTATLAGAVPAIPEVAGVPWDRYEQLARSASLGLAAIVAFLLGLMTLRRLRPTVTVSETTTGESGADQRLAALSMRARENPEAVAQALNAWLATRNSETPATIPMRKAG